A single window of Nerophis lumbriciformis unplaced genomic scaffold, RoL_Nlum_v2.1 HiC_scaffold_58, whole genome shotgun sequence DNA harbors:
- the LOC133622625 gene encoding uncharacterized protein, protein MEETLATMIKPAVSNPDVEAMIRCNAKTWAIMTVDVLRDHYKKTLQVELDKITSFIDEVWRPAFQLASTWAKKHLGRRLMGDTLGKAEALIVAAFADPPVNAEVVRPAQSLPVQTATRVSVGTHTDPTGPDGAPGVVRASSPPARVVARVSVATSTDAVAPDWSPEVDREAIPPARVAPIFLPRRPEPPKEQRVTQPRATDSGPAQDTLGEAPPTQLIPACRRRLPLGSPARQDTQETPTQTEDDDDSPRGPTASSPLLIDLRDEEQERGLSSVMSPRYSSATPDWSPLQPETAEETAPQGEFSPRGPTLSGAPMVDYEDSPLQRTPPQETPPQEMLPQESPDWAHLCKNLSSQTLVEHLWRAHGQTCYGGRDS, encoded by the exons atggaagagacgcttgccaccatgatcaaaccagcggtctctaACCCTGACGTTGAGGCGATGATCAGGTGCAATGCCAAGACTTGGGCAATAATGACTGTTGatgttttaagagaccattataaaaagaCTCTACAAGtagaattggacaagataaccagttttattgatgaggtctggagacccgcttttcagctggcctctacatgggccaagaaacatctgggacgcagactgatgggggacaccctcgggaaggccgaggctctgatcgtcgcggccttcgccgacccccctgtcaacgctgaggtggtacgcccggcccagtccttgccggtccagaccgccacccgggtatcggtgggcacccatactgaccctacgggccctgacggggctcctggggtggtacgggctagcagccctccggctcgggtcgtcgcccgggtctcggtggctaccagcaccgacgccgtggctccagattggtctcctgaggtggatcgggaagcaatccctccagcacgggttgccccgatcttccttcctcgtcgaccggaaccacccaaggagcagagggtgacacagccccgggccacggacagcgggcctgcccaggacaccctcggcgaggctccgcccacccagcttattcctgcatgtcgcaggaggcttcctctgggatcacctgcaagacaagacacacaggagacccccactcagaccgaggacgacgatgactcaccac gggggcccacggcctcctcgcctctcctgatcgacctTCGGGATGaggaacaggagcgggggctttcttcggtgatgtcccctcgttactcttccgcgacccccgactggtcccctctccagcctgagacggcagaggagacggcaccacagggtgaattttcaccacgggggcccacactttccggggctcctatggtggactatgaggactcacccttgcagcggacgcctcctcaggagacgccccctcaggagatgcttcctcaggagtcccccgattgggcacatct GTGCAAGAACCTGTCCTCCCAGACCCTTGTGGAGCACCTGTGGCGTGCACATGGACAAACTTGCTATGGTGGAAGAGACTCTTAA
- the LOC140677960 gene encoding muscarinic acetylcholine receptor M3-like, whose translation MPSNSTNPGLFLIPNTSPPTAGSYPQSNALHQVGTLPWLLFHPNTPGDNSSPTISLLNLTRGSQAGNETSVPDPLGGHTVWQVVLIVLLTGMLSLVTIIGNILVVVSFKVNRQLKTVNNYFLLSLAVADLIIGVISMNLYTAYLVMGYWALGNWACDLWLAIDYVASNASVMNLLVISFDRYFSVTRPLTYRAKRTTKRAGIMIGLAWFVSLVLWAPAILLWQYFEGQRTVPSDKCYIQFLQQPTITFCTAMAAFYLPVTIMSVLYWRIYKETENRSKELAGLQGSGARGGRIAAKNGGVNRARFVHQTGSSRSCSSYELTRLSQRKSACRELVSRLHCWPGVRSWRPGSVRQGEGDPDQSSSDSWNNNDNVLSLDQSGSSDDEDCGVRESHTIFSIVLSLPGMKAAVDSQLTSCEDLDEASEQDPLRGAEVNRDVTSPNAENSYHQRFCSRKIQSMPSIRATQNSLDGTPATSADATATAGAATRSPTVPMSFKEAALAKRFAARARTQISKRKRMSLVKEKKAAQTLSAILFAFIITWTPYNIMVLINAFCKGCIPDTLWAVGYWLCYVNSTVNPMCYALCNKTFRTTFKMILLCRWDQKRRRKQQFQQRQSVVFHRRIPREST comes from the coding sequence ATGCCCTCCAACAGCACAAACCCTGGTCTCTTCCTCATACCCAACACCTCGCCACCCACAGCGGGATCTTACCCACAATCCAATGCTCTCCACCAAGTAGGAACCTTACCCTGGTTGCTTTTCCACCCGAACACGCCCGGTGACAACTCCTCCCCCACCATTTCCCTCTTGAACCTGACCCGGGGATCACAGGCCGGCAATGAAACATCAGTTCCGGATCCTCTGGGCGGGCACACGGTGTGGCAGGTGGTCCTCATCGTGCTGCTGACGGGGATGCTCTCCCTGGTCACCATCATCGGGAACATCCTGGTGGTGGTGTCCTTCAAGGTGAACCGCCAGTTAAAGACGGTGAATAACTACTTCCTGTTGAGCTTGGCCGTAGCAGACCTCATCATCGGGGTCATCTCCATGAACCTGTACACCGCCTATCTGGTGATGGGCTACTGGGCCTTAGGGAACTGGGCCTGTGACCTGTGGCTGGCTATCGACTATGTCGCCAGCAACGCTTCAGTGATGAACCTCCTGGTCATCAGCTTTGACCGCTACTTTTCCGTCACCAGGCCCCTGACTTACCGGGCCAAACGGACGACAAAGCGAGCCGGGATCATGATCGGCTTGGCCTGGTTCGTGTCTCTGGTTCTGTGGGCCCCCGCCATCCTCCTGTGGCAGTACTTTGAAGGCCAAAGGACGGTGCCGTCTGATAAATGCTACATCCAGTTCCTCCAGCAGCCCACCATCACCTTCTGCACTGCCATGGCGGCTTTTTACCTGCCCGTCACCATCATGAGTGTCCTCTACTGGCGCATCTACAAGGAGACAGAGAACCGCTCCAAAGAGCTAGCGGGACTGCAGGGCTCGGGGGCTCGCGGCGGCAGAATTGCGGCGAAGAACGGCGGCGTCAACAGAGCTCGGTTCGTGCATCAAACCGGCAGTTCTAGAAGCTGCAGCAGCTACGAGCTGACCAGGTTGTCCCAAAGAAAGAGCGCCTGTCGGGAGCTTGTCAGTCGCCTCCACTGCTGGCCGGGGGTTCGATCATGGAGACCTGGTAGCGTCCGCCAAGGCGAGGGTGACCCCGATCAAAGCAGTAGCGACAGCTGGAACAACAACGACAATGTACTCTCACTAGACCAGTCCGGGTCATCAGATGACGAAGACTGTGGTGTTAGAGAAAGCCACACTATCTTCTCTATCGTTCTCAGCCTGCCAGGAATGAAAGCTGCTGTCGACTCTCAGCTCACTTCCTGCGAGGATCTGGATGAAGCTTCAGAGCAGGACCCACTGAGGGGGGCGGAAGTTAACCGAGACGTGACTAGTCCCAATGCGGAAAACAGCTACCACCAACGCTTCTGTTCCCGCAAGATACAGTCCATGCCGTCTATCCGGGCGACCCAGAACTCTCTGGATGGGACGCCAGCAACGTCTGCAGACGCAACTGCGACTGCCGGTGCGGCCACCCGATCCCCAACCGTCCCCATGTCCTTCAAGGAGGCAGCTCTCGCCAAGCGTTTTGCCGCCCGCGCTCGGACTCAGATCTCTAAGAGGAAGCGCATGTCTCTGGTCAAGGAGAAGAAGGCCGCCCAGACCCTGAGCGCCATCCTCTTTGCGTTCATCATCACGTGGACGCCGTACAACATCATGGTCCTCATCAACGCTTTCTGCAAGGGCTGCATCCCGGACACGTTGTGGGCGGTGGGCTACTGGCTGTGCTATGTCAACAGCACCGTCAACCCCATGTGCTACGCCCTGTGCAACAAGACCTTCCGCACCACCTTCAAGATGATCCTGCTGTGTCGCTGGGACCAGAAGAGGCGGAGGAAGCAGCAGTTCCAGCAGCGGCAGTCAGTGGTCTTCCACAGGAGGATTCCCAGAGAGTCCACGTAA